A genomic window from Flavobacteriales bacterium includes:
- a CDS encoding gliding motility-associated C-terminal domain-containing protein, translating to MAQCITSVVSPSCPGKSDASITVIYTGDEETDKRYLLLQNNVALDSAFTKGTHSFTGLAAKVWETQVYLSNGTGGWNYSCARVDTVNDPDTLKLAMNATDINCKGDGTGSIVVTVEGGTPPFNYLWNSGRTTSTSTGLSAGTYAVVVTDVRGCVSNKAVTLKEPATQMSPGSTQKDVLCAGKKSGSIDLSVTGGSAPYTFQWSHGATTEDVTNLSGGTYTVSIYDGNQCEENLEIILNEPDPFLAPAKGVNISCNGLIDGTATVTGEGGTSPYSYLWSTGETTATITGLDAGRYIIIAVDANACPASGEAIVIEPTRLKVYNKSENLGCDRTEYKVEIVASGGTLPHSFQWSDGSTDQIIEEMIPGDYEITVTDGRGCSAVDTLSLEYKEATCVTAPSGFTPNGDGINDTWTVRNFEKFQGAVLQVFDLTGTMVFDSGSQTLPWGGTFEGADLEQGTYYYILDLNNGEPRQTGPITILR from the coding sequence ATTACGGTCATATATACAGGCGATGAAGAAACAGATAAACGCTATCTGTTGCTTCAAAATAATGTCGCCCTGGATTCTGCCTTTACCAAGGGCACCCATTCATTTACCGGCCTTGCTGCCAAAGTATGGGAAACGCAGGTTTATTTGTCTAACGGAACAGGAGGATGGAATTATTCATGTGCAAGAGTGGATACAGTCAATGATCCTGACACCCTGAAGCTGGCTATGAATGCGACCGACATCAACTGCAAGGGAGATGGAACCGGTTCCATCGTGGTGACGGTCGAAGGCGGAACGCCTCCGTTTAACTACTTATGGAACAGTGGCCGGACCACGTCCACTTCCACAGGATTGTCAGCCGGAACTTATGCGGTTGTTGTGACGGATGTTCGGGGATGTGTATCCAATAAGGCAGTCACACTAAAGGAGCCTGCAACCCAAATGTCTCCAGGTTCCACCCAAAAAGATGTGTTGTGTGCCGGTAAGAAATCCGGGTCCATAGATTTGAGTGTAACGGGCGGAAGTGCACCTTACACTTTTCAATGGAGTCATGGCGCTACCACGGAAGATGTCACCAACCTGAGCGGGGGTACCTATACCGTTAGCATTTACGATGGAAATCAGTGTGAGGAAAACCTTGAGATCATACTAAATGAACCCGATCCATTTCTTGCACCAGCCAAGGGAGTCAATATAAGTTGTAACGGTTTGATCGACGGAACGGCCACCGTGACAGGCGAGGGAGGCACGTCACCGTATAGTTATTTATGGTCAACCGGCGAAACCACTGCAACCATCACGGGTCTTGATGCCGGCCGGTACATCATTATCGCCGTGGATGCAAATGCTTGCCCGGCATCCGGTGAAGCCATCGTGATTGAACCGACCAGATTGAAAGTCTACAATAAGTCAGAGAACCTGGGCTGTGATCGCACCGAATACAAAGTTGAGATCGTGGCATCCGGAGGAACCCTGCCGCATTCTTTCCAATGGTCTGACGGAAGTACCGATCAGATTATTGAGGAAATGATACCTGGTGATTATGAGATTACAGTCACCGATGGAAGAGGGTGTTCAGCGGTGGATACACTGTCTCTTGAATATAAAGAAGCTACGTGTGTAACGGCACCAAGTGGATTTACACCGAACGGTGATGGTATCAATGATACATGGACCGTTAGAAATTTTGAGAAATTCCAGGGAGCGGTCCTTCAGGTATTCGATCTCACCGGAACAATGGTGTTTGATTCAGGCTCACAGACATTGCCATGGGGTGGCACCTTTGAAGGCGCAGATCTGGAACAGGGAACATATTACTATATCCTGGATCTGAACAACGGTGAACCCAGGCAAACAGGTCCCATCACCATATTAAGATAG